A window of the Acidobacteriota bacterium genome harbors these coding sequences:
- a CDS encoding NAD(P)-dependent alcohol dehydrogenase, whose translation MQTRYGSIDDLEVREVDRPAVGDEEVLVRVRAASLHPDVWHVVTGRPAFLRVMGGGFWRPKKPIPGTDMAGTVESVGAHVTRFRPGDAVFGETIASHQWANGGAFAEYVAVREEWLEPKPDNVTFEQAASVPTSGYITLLNLRGGRLIQAGQKVLVNGAGGGVGTLALQIAKALGAHVTAVDTAGKGGLLRSLGADEVMDCKRQDFTRGDVRYDFIFDVPGNYSISRCLGTLKPQGKYVLIGHQRFDSSSRRLFGLFPLFLTLIFRSFFREQLRLGRESVPSRKEAMTFLRQLLAEGKITPVVDSTYRLEEFPEAFRHLTQDETRGKVILAVGSAPWESSAS comes from the coding sequence GTGCAAACTCGATATGGATCTATCGATGACCTCGAAGTGCGGGAAGTCGATAGGCCGGCGGTGGGCGATGAGGAAGTCCTGGTGCGGGTGCGTGCGGCCTCGCTTCATCCCGACGTCTGGCACGTGGTGACGGGCCGGCCGGCCTTTCTGCGTGTCATGGGGGGTGGATTCTGGAGGCCCAAGAAGCCGATTCCCGGCACCGACATGGCTGGAACGGTGGAATCGGTCGGGGCCCACGTGACGCGCTTCCGCCCCGGGGATGCCGTATTCGGCGAAACCATCGCCTCACATCAATGGGCCAACGGAGGAGCCTTTGCCGAATACGTGGCCGTCCGGGAAGAGTGGCTGGAACCTAAACCCGACAACGTCACCTTCGAGCAAGCGGCCTCAGTTCCAACTTCCGGATACATCACCCTGCTCAACCTGCGGGGAGGACGGCTGATCCAAGCGGGACAAAAAGTGCTGGTCAACGGCGCCGGAGGCGGTGTGGGCACTCTGGCTCTGCAGATCGCCAAGGCACTGGGCGCCCACGTCACCGCCGTGGACACGGCCGGCAAGGGAGGCCTGCTCCGCTCCCTGGGCGCCGACGAGGTCATGGACTGCAAGCGGCAGGACTTCACCCGGGGAGACGTCCGCTACGACTTCATCTTCGACGTCCCCGGCAACTATTCCATCTCCCGCTGCTTGGGGACGCTCAAACCGCAGGGAAAATACGTGCTCATCGGGCACCAGCGCTTCGACTCGTCGTCGAGGCGACTGTTCGGACTCTTCCCCCTTTTTCTCACGCTCATCTTCCGCTCTTTCTTCCGCGAGCAACTGCGCTTGGGACGCGAGTCCGTCCCCAGCCGCAAAGAGGCCATGACTTTTCTCCGGCAGCTTCTGGCGGAGGGCAAGATCACCCCGGTCGTCGACAGCACCTATCGGCTGGAGGAGTTCCCCGAAGCCTTCCGTCATTTGACCCAGGACGAAACTCGGGGCAAGGTGATTCTGGCTGTAGGATCAGCCCCATGGGAGTCCAGCGCCTCATGA
- a CDS encoding M56 family metallopeptidase, translating into MQPPSAWDLVTALSAWFWPLALDHLWHATAFAVVAIAVVWILKQAPARARFWVWMLATAKFLLPTVFLASLFPGLGIPTPESAHGLFWIFQSEATAPALRSLWGGWWLLLSLLWLAGALLVWARWMSRTRRLSKRIKSEAPVTGGREYDLLQEARRRLGVHSRVRLLLTDKLESPGVWGVRQPVVVLPSHMAKGLSDPELRGVFLHELGHVLRRDNLTAQISMAACCLFWFHPLAWFLNRRLLSTREAACDDLVLANLEDARSYADGLLKVVRLRMEKEVAGLAGAAGAPLGNRLRRILSGAPAHPLTLRHRAALVCAGALLLTLTALSPAKAPCPYAQQLKLQQQQRSDGDEPSPSGDLLDGLLLKL; encoded by the coding sequence ATGCAGCCCCCATCCGCTTGGGACTTGGTCACGGCTCTCTCAGCCTGGTTTTGGCCCTTGGCCCTGGATCATCTTTGGCACGCTACGGCTTTCGCCGTGGTGGCGATTGCGGTGGTCTGGATACTCAAACAGGCCCCGGCCCGGGCCCGTTTTTGGGTCTGGATGCTGGCCACGGCTAAGTTTTTGCTGCCTACCGTTTTTCTGGCCAGTCTCTTTCCGGGACTGGGTATTCCCACGCCGGAGTCCGCTCACGGACTCTTCTGGATCTTTCAATCTGAAGCCACGGCGCCGGCGCTGAGGAGCCTCTGGGGCGGTTGGTGGCTTCTCCTCAGCCTCCTTTGGCTGGCCGGCGCCCTGCTCGTCTGGGCCCGTTGGATGAGCCGCACACGCCGGCTGAGCAAGCGCATTAAGAGCGAGGCTCCTGTGACAGGAGGACGGGAATACGACCTCCTGCAAGAGGCCCGCCGCCGATTGGGCGTCCACAGCCGTGTGCGGCTGCTGCTGACGGACAAGCTGGAGAGTCCCGGAGTCTGGGGCGTCCGCCAGCCTGTGGTGGTCTTGCCTTCCCATATGGCCAAGGGGCTGAGCGACCCGGAATTGCGAGGGGTCTTTCTTCACGAGTTGGGCCACGTATTGCGGCGCGACAACTTGACGGCTCAGATCTCGATGGCGGCGTGTTGTCTTTTTTGGTTCCATCCCCTGGCCTGGTTTCTCAACCGCCGCTTGCTCTCCACCCGCGAGGCCGCCTGCGACGACCTGGTGCTGGCTAACCTTGAGGACGCGCGCAGCTACGCCGACGGCTTGCTCAAGGTGGTCAGGCTGCGCATGGAAAAAGAAGTGGCCGGGCTAGCCGGCGCGGCCGGCGCTCCCCTGGGAAACCGCCTGCGCCGCATCCTCTCGGGGGCACCCGCGCATCCCCTCACCTTGCGCCACCGCGCGGCCCTTGTCTGCGCCGGAGCGCTGCTCCTGACTTTGACCGCCCTTTCTCCCGCCAAGGCCCCCTGCCCCTACGCCCAGCAGCTCAAGCTGCAACAGCAGCAGCGATCTGACGGCGACGAACCTTCGCCCTCCGGAGACCTCCTCGACGGCCTTCTGCTGAAGCTGTAG
- a CDS encoding class II fumarate hydratase: MSEERIEKDSMGQMKVPADAYYGAQTQRAVLNFPISDLRFPRPFIRAMGLIKKAAAETNRELGTVSGEVSQAICQAAQEVIEGKHDGQFVVDIFQTGSGTSTNMNTNEVIANRAIEIKGGQVGSREIHPNDHVNYGQSSNDVIPTAIHVSALEQIEKVLLPALGKLQGSLAEKARQFDSIVKIGRTHLQDAVPVRLGQEFSGYASMVEQGIRRLESTRQSLSQLAIGGTAIGTGLNCPAGFPAKVVAKISQWTGVDFRQADNRFEALAARDAAVEASGQLKTIACSLMKIANDLRWAGSGPRCGIGELKLPAVQPGSSIMPGKVNPVIPEAVTMVAAQVIGNDAAITVGGQSGNFELNVMKPVIAYNLLQSIELLANASSVLAEKCVDGLQADEERCKELIELSISMATALAPKIGYDKAAKIAKESYQSGRTVRQIALEQQVLPEDELNEALDPMRQTRGE; encoded by the coding sequence ATGTCCGAAGAACGAATAGAGAAAGACTCGATGGGCCAGATGAAAGTACCCGCCGATGCCTATTATGGAGCGCAGACCCAGCGCGCGGTATTGAATTTCCCCATCTCCGACCTGCGCTTTCCCAGGCCCTTTATCAGGGCCATGGGACTGATCAAGAAAGCGGCAGCCGAGACCAACCGCGAGTTGGGGACGGTGTCGGGAGAGGTCAGCCAAGCCATCTGCCAAGCCGCCCAAGAGGTGATCGAGGGCAAGCATGACGGCCAATTCGTGGTCGACATCTTCCAGACCGGCTCGGGCACGTCCACCAACATGAACACCAACGAGGTGATCGCCAACCGCGCCATTGAAATCAAGGGCGGACAAGTCGGCAGCCGCGAGATCCATCCCAACGATCACGTCAACTACGGGCAGTCGAGCAACGACGTCATCCCCACCGCCATCCACGTCTCAGCCCTGGAACAGATCGAGAAAGTGCTGCTGCCCGCGCTGGGGAAACTTCAAGGTTCGCTGGCCGAGAAAGCCCGCCAGTTCGATTCCATCGTCAAGATCGGACGCACCCATTTGCAGGACGCCGTGCCCGTGCGCCTGGGCCAGGAGTTCTCGGGTTACGCCTCCATGGTCGAGCAGGGCATCCGCCGCCTGGAGTCGACCCGCCAGTCGCTTTCGCAACTGGCCATCGGCGGAACCGCCATCGGCACTGGACTCAACTGTCCCGCCGGCTTCCCCGCCAAAGTCGTGGCCAAGATCTCGCAATGGACCGGAGTCGACTTCCGCCAGGCCGACAACCGCTTCGAAGCCTTGGCCGCACGCGATGCCGCGGTAGAGGCCAGCGGACAGCTCAAGACCATCGCCTGCAGTCTCATGAAGATCGCCAACGACCTGCGGTGGGCAGGATCGGGTCCGCGCTGCGGAATCGGCGAATTGAAGCTTCCCGCCGTGCAGCCGGGGAGTTCCATCATGCCCGGAAAGGTCAACCCGGTCATTCCCGAGGCCGTCACCATGGTGGCCGCCCAGGTGATCGGCAACGACGCGGCCATTACCGTGGGAGGGCAGTCGGGCAACTTCGAACTCAACGTCATGAAGCCGGTCATCGCCTATAACCTGCTTCAGTCCATCGAACTGCTGGCCAACGCCTCCAGCGTGCTGGCCGAGAAATGCGTGGACGGCCTTCAGGCCGATGAGGAGCGCTGCAAGGAGTTGATCGAGCTGTCAATCTCCATGGCCACGGCACTGGCACCCAAGATCGGCTACGACAAGGCCGCCAAGATTGCCAAGGAAAGCTACCAAAGCGGCCGCACCGTACGCCAGATCGCCCTTGAGCAGCAGGTCCTGCCAGAGGACGAATTGAACGAAGCCCTCGACCCCATGCGTCAGACCCGTGGGGAGTGA